The genomic DNA GATTTACCTGATGGATGAGGAAGGGAGACTGTTGCGAAAGCTTACCGATAATGACGTGGATGATGCCGTTTCAAGATGGTCACCTGACGGAAACCACATCATTTATCAATCCGAGGGTGAAAGGGGAAACTGGGAGATCTGCGTTATGGATCTGAGGACAGGCAAGGTGCGGAGGATCACGCGAGGCGAAGGCTGGTATGTTGAACCGGCCTGGCAGCCGGGACACAGCGCCGTAGGGGTTAATCCGCTCGTCGATTTTAGGATCACGTGGGGATGGATAAAGGGGGAGGCTCTAAAAAAGCGAAGATCGAGGAGGTAAAATCAGCATGTTCAAGATTATGTTAACTTTGTCCGCGGCCTTCGGATTGGCGTTCGGGCTTACGCTCCTCGCCATGGCCGTGGAGATCGGAGTTGAGGCCGAGAACGCCGACACCATCGAAGCTCCGATGGTCGTCGCCACTCCGGACGATGCCGCCGCACAGGGGGGACCGAAACCGGATGAACCATCAGGGGGAAAGTTCGTCTGGGTTCCCGGACCCCCTGGAACCGGCGGCGGCGGTAAGGGATTTGCCGAGTTCTATATCAACATACCCAAAGCCGGAACCTACGCCATCTGGGGGAGGGTGATAGCGTGGGACGGAAACAGCGACTCCTTCTGGGTGACCGTCGTCCCACCCGACCCCGCAGATCAGAACCCTCAGGATACAGGGGACACCCACTACAGATGGGCTGTCCAACAGGGGAACGAGTGGCACTGGGACAAGATCAACCAGTGGCTGGATGGAGGAACCTTCGAGAGGAAATGGGATATACCGGCCGGTAAGACGCTCATCAAGATCTGGACCCGTGAGGACGCCACGATGCTCGACTGCCTCTATATCACCGACAACCTCTCGGACGATGAGGCTGAAGTTCAGCCGAAGCTGCCCTCAGAGCTGGCGACGGCTGTGGAACCCGCAGGGAAGCTCTCAACCACCTGGGCCAAAGTTAAATCGGTCCGATGAAACCTATAAGGGGGAGCTAAAGGACGGGAGTCGGCCTCTCGACTCTCGTCCTTTGACCCTCAACTAAAGCTAAAGGGGGAGATACCTTGATCGGGAGAACGTTAGCGGCGGGACTGGTGATATCCATTTGCATGGGTTTTCTCTCGTTCGCCCATGCAAAGGAAGTGGAGATAGCGTTGGAGGCCGAGCTGGCGAACACGATCCAACCCCCTATGGTGGTAGGCGTGCCGGAGGACGCCAAAAAGAAAGGGGGACCCCTCCCGGATGAGCCCTCAAGGGGGAAGTTCATATGGATGCCAGGAGCTCCTGCCACCGGTGGCGGCGGTCAGGGATTTGCAGAGTTCATAGTGAATATCCCCAAGGACGATACATATGCCATCTGGGGGAGGGTGATAGCGTGGGACGGAAACAGCGATTCCTTCTGGGTGACAGTTGTCCCGCCCGATCCTGAGGATCAAAATCCGCAGCAGTCCGGGGACACCCATTACAGATGGGCCGTTCAACAGGGCAATATGTGGCACTGGGACAGGATAAATCAGTGGCTGGACGGAGGAACCTTCGACAGGAAGTGGAAGATCCCCCAGGGGGAGGTACTGATCAAGATCTGGACCCGTGAGGATGCCACGATGCTCGACTGCCTTTTCATCACCAGCAACGAAGGTGCCATCGATCCGAACTCGGCCAACGTTCGGACGCCAACCGATGCGGACGTGGAATATCAGAAGACGGGAGGCAAAATCGCCGTCTCGGCTAAAGGTAAACTGACCACCACATGGGCGAAGATCAAAGGGATGTGAGGTTCATAACGAAAGGGGTACGGCGTTGCCGTGCCCCAAATCCTCCATGGAGAAGGAATCCCTCTAGCGGATCATTCCATGAAAGCTGAGGAACACTATTTCGGCGGGACGTAGGGCTCACGCGAGATGCTAGGGAAACCTGAGGGTAGAAACGGCGTCACGATACGTGCCATCCTGATAGGCCTTGCTTTCGTCCCCCTTAACATCTACCTTGTCATGCAGTGGGAGACCGTCTGGGGGGCACAGTATCCCACTACGATGGGCATATTCTACAACGCCATCTTCTGCCTGTTTCTGGTATCCCTCCTGAACCTAGCCCTTAAGGCCATCCTCCCCAGAAGAGGCCTATCTCAGGGAGAACTGCTCACGATATACGTGCTGCTTATAAACTCCATCACGGTCACCAGCCATGATTACACACACAGCATCTTCTGCACCTTGGGGGTAGCACGGTGGTTCGCCACGCCTGAAAATGAGTGGAGCACTCTGTTTTGGAGGTACCTGCCGGAGTGGACCACGGTGAACGACGAGAAGGTATTGCGGGGGTTTTATGAGGGCGAATCGACCTTCTACACCGCCCAGCATATGCTGGGATGGCTGAAGCCGATGATCTGGTGGACCATCTTCCTGACGGCTATGGTTTTCATCATGATCTGCCTGAACGTCATCGTCAGAAAACAGTGGATAGAACATGAAAAGCTAACCTATCCATTAGTTCAGCTGCCTTTCGAGATGAGCCGACGGGATAGCAAGGGATTCTGGGGAAACAGGCTGATGTGGTTGGGGTTTGGCGTGGCCGCCGGGGTAGATATCATGAACGGATTGAACTTCCTATATCCCGTTTTCCCGGCGGTGCCGATCAGATACAACCTCGGGACGCACTTCGTCGATAAGCCCTGGAATAGCATGGGAAGTTTTCTCATCCAGGTCAATCCCTATGCGATCGGATTGGCTTTCCCGATCCCCTTGGATCTTCTCTTTTCATGCTGGCTTTTCTTCCTGATATGGAAGGCCGAGAGGGTTGTAGGAAGCGCGATAGGGGTCAATGCTCCTGGATATCCCTTCCCCGATCAACAGATACTAGGGGGATATCTGGGGATATCCGTCGTAGCGCTGTGGATGGGGAGGAAATGGCTATGGCGGATAGTGAAAAGGATTTTGGGTCTTGAGCCTGAGCTGGACGATTCGAATGAGCCGATGAGCTACAGAACGGCGGTTCTGGGGGCGATCCTGGGGGTGGCCTTTTTAACGATGCTGCTCTATCAGGCCGGGATGGAGGCCTGGTTCGCCCTGAGCTTTCTGATCCTGTACCTAGCCATAGTCTTCGCGTTTACGAGGATGCGCGCCGAATTGGGTCCGCCCCTTCAGGGGATACACTATTCAGGTCCGGTTCAACTGACCGTGGCGGCAGTGGGAAGCCGACACATTTCACCTCAGACCCTGACCGTCGCCGCACCGCTGTGGACGATGACGAAGGAGCTCAGGAACGTGCCGATGCCCTTTCAACTGGAGAGCTTCAAGCTGGCCGACAGGGCCAGCATGAATGCTAGGAGATTGTGGAAAGCCATGCTCTTCGTCTCCTTCATAACGATCTCTCTCACCTTTTGGATCTTCCTTCAGCTCAACTACAAGCTGGGGGCGCTGAAGGCATGGAGAGGACTGGTGGCCTACAACAGCATAGAGAGATGGGTGACAAGGCCCTCTGGTCCGGACAGGGGTTTCCTGGTCTCAGCGGGCATCGGATTTATGGTGGTGCTCTTCAATACGGTTATGAGGCTCCGGTTTCTATGGTGGCCGCTGCATCCGCTGGGTTACCCGGTGGCGGGATATTACCATTTTGAGAAACTCTGGTTCCCGTTTTTTATAAGCTGGCTTGCCAAGCGAACCATACTCAGATATGGAGGCATTAAAGCATATCGAAGGGCTTTCCCGCTGTTCATGGGCTTCGTTCTGGGAGAGTTCTTTATGGGCAGCATATGGGGGATAATCGGCCTTGCTACAGGAAGACCCACCTACGCTTTCAAGAGCTGGTAAAACCCTACACACATCTTATCACTAGGTGTAAACGTTTTAACGTTGGTTGCGTAATTGCGTTCGCTCATATTATCGCTAAGTGTAGCAGAGATCTTTAAAGCTACCGTCCGCCTCTCGGCTGTCCGCCGCTTATAGGTCATTTATTGTCATTTGTCGTCATTTATCGTCATTTGTAGTCATTAATGACGGCGAAGCCGAATGACTTAATGACTACAAATGACGGTTGAGCTGTGGACGGCGGACAATTAGCCATAGATAGTACGGGCGAAAAATCTTTCGCCCCTACTCAAGGGAAATAAGAGCGAACTAGATCAATCTCCAATTGGCGATTTGAACTCCAAACCGTCAAGTTTCCCCCCATCCATGGCCGTGATGCGCAGGATGAAAGAGGCTTCCCCTTCACCTGAGATCCTAATCAGGATGGGATTTTCGCCGAGACGGAGTTTGATCGGAACGGAATCGCTATCGAGCAACGCCGATTTGCCGGCAGTGTTGAGGATGGGATTTCCGTTCAGATAGACCTTCGCCCTTCCCATGCAGCCGAACCTCAACAAACCCTCTCTCTCATCCCGGCTGACGGCGAAGACGAAGGCGTAGCCGGAACGTCCCTTTTTCATCCTGAAGGTTATAAATCCGTCTTCATATCTGTCCCTGTGTTTGCGCCATCTGGTCTCGCGCAACCGACCGAATCTGCCGTGAAATTCCTCTATGTTCGATGGTTCTGCGAATTCTCTCTCCACCTCATCCGCTTCCTTACCGGAAAGCGGACTCAGCGTGGCCCACTTTTCCTCCGGCGGCATGCCAAGATCGAGATAGATTTGAGGTTGAACGCCTTTTCTATTCTCGTATGCATCGATTTTGAGGAGTTGGAGTTTGAGCCAAGGTTGATCGGTCGCCCGATCAGGGGGCACATCGCAGTACTCCGTGGCGATAAAGGTGAGCCATCTCTTCTCATAAGATCGGAAATCCGCCCCGTAAATCCTCTTGAACCTCTTCTTCACGGTCGATTCGGTAGCTCTGCCGAAGAGGGATTTGAAAGAGCCGATGTCATACTGATCTATCAGATATCTGACGAAAGATCCGGATAGCCTTTTGGCCCGTTCGAGCTCCTCGGTCGAGGCGTGATGCCATCTGCGATACGGAATCAGATGGGAGAGAGGCGGCGCAAGGCCTGTCCTGAGTATATCCCTTGCCTCCTTATGGATTCGATCGACCTTCCTGCCGTCCAGCGCCCTACCTATCCCCTCATACAGTATCTGAACGGGGGTGTATCCCGGCCCGAGATAAAGCGCCATATGGACGAGATACCTACCTATCTCATCATAGCTCGCCGCGTATATGCTTCCCCTGTTAACGCCGAACCTGACATCCCTGGCAGGGAGGTATATCTTGATCCTATCAGGAGGGGACGGGGTCCCCAACAATTTGGAGACTCTAGAGAAGATCTCCTCCAACCGTCTCATACGCTCGACGGTTATTCTGGTGGGCGAATCCGTAAAGAAGACGAAATGATCGCTCGCTTTGACGTTCGTCAGTTCACCTCGAAGTCTATGTTCCGTAAGAGGCTGTCGCAGAACGGCAACGATCTCAGCGAGTGAGTCCCGTCTGTCAGGGCCGCTCCAGATGGCGATATAGGGGAGGATGAAGATCAGACTGAGATAAAATATGATGCCGAAGGTGATGATCCCTATTCCGAGATCATCCCTTCGGACTATGTCCCATATCAGGAGGAAGAAACTTCCCGCTAGACCCATATAGATGAGGATCTCCGGTATCAGAACGGCGTAAAGGGGCGGTTCCCAGAACTTGTTCGAGAAACCATACACCACGACGCTGTAAAGGGCGGCGAACCCCAAAACCCCTATAATCAGAGGGAGAAGGTGAAATCTGCGGATCGGCGAGGGTTCCCCCTCGCCCGATTCGAAATCCACCTTGGGCAAAGGCCTCCGATTCGTCAAAGCGGCAACCTCACCTCCCTACCCTCCGCTGCTGAGATATATGCCGCCTGTAGGAGTTCCGTCAGGTTTCTGCCGTCCTGTATGGTTATGGTCATCGGCGTCCCGTGCAGTATGGCGCTGATCCACTGCTGCATCGGGCTTGGCAGGGATTGGGGTCTGTTTTCACGGATATATCTCTGCGCCTCCTCAGATGAGAATCTGGTGCTCGTCAGCACTATCCCTTTGGGATGGCCGATGATGAGCGATCCTTCGGTGCCGTACAGCTCCAGCATGTTCGGCCCTGAACGGTGGATCCAGGTGACGTCTATGATCCCGATGGCGTTGTTCTCGAACTCAACCAGCGTGACGGAGTTGTCATCTATATCGTATCTGTGGGTGAAGTTGTTTATCTTCGCAAGGACGCTTTTAGGCTTGCCCATAAGCCATCGTATGACGTCAACGCGATGACATCCCAGATCGAAAAGCGCTCCGCCGCCGGCCCTTTTGGGATCGCCGAACCAGTTTCCGGGCGGAAACCATCCGTCCAAAGCGGCGGAGTGAGCGATACGTCCACGTCCCATGGTTATTTCGCCTATTATCCCCTCCTCGACGACCTTTTTAGCCAGGAGTATATCGGGGCTGCATCTGGAGGGGAGCGAGATCATGAACTTGATCCCGGCATTTTCCACCGCTTCTATTATCCGATCGCACTCCTCCACGGTCAGAGCCAGGGCCTTCTCGGTGAAGATGTGTTTCCCCGCCTTAGCGGCGGCGATCATGATATCCTTGTGCATCGAAGTAGGGGCGTTGATGACCACGCCGTCCACGTCATCCCTGGCGAGCACCTCATCCAGGTCCTCATAGAAGGGGACTTTATGTCTCTCGGCGGCCTGTCTGCCGCCGTACTCCTCCTCATCCCAGATGGCGACTATCTCGGCCTCGGGATTTTCCTTCACCTGACGCGCATATCCCTCGGCATGCACGTGGGCGAAGCTCAGCATCGCAACCCTTACCTTTTGCGGCATGACATGACCTCTCCATCGGATATTCTCATCGCCCACTATTTTAAACCAGCAGGTGGTGATTGTCAAGAATAGGGCTTGAGGCTCAGAACTTCGCGAGAGTTTTGGGAGGTCATAGATGTGGATTGGGAAGGGGAAATTGAAAAGGTCCGCTGTGGTATGAGATAATATTCATCGATAGGACATAAGCTGATTTTCGGGGGTTTACCATGGCGAAGGAAACCGACGTTCGACCTAAGCGTGTGACCCTTTATTTCCTCCCCGTGCGGACGCGCGTCCCGCTGAAATTCGGTCCCGAAACCCTGACACATGTCACATGCGCCCGAGCACGCATGATCGTTGAGGATAGGAGAGGACGAAGGGCTGAGGGATGGGGCGAGACGCCGCTGAGCGTCCAATGGGTGTGGCCCAGCTCTCTAAGCTATGAGGAACGACACGAGGCGCTGAAGGATTTCTGTCTGATACTGGGAGAAGAGTGGTCCCTGTTCGATGAATGGGGCCATCCGATAGAGGTAGGCCATGCCTTCCAGAGGGATAAGTTGCCCCAACTCCTCGATGAATTCAACGGACGGAGGGAAGGCTCCGAACCGATGCCCTGGCTTGCCGCCCTTGTCTGCTGTTCCCTCTTCGATATAGCCCTACACGACGCCTATGGAAACCTACATCGGATTCCCATATACGAAACGTACAACCCGGAGTTCATGAGCGCCGATCTATCGCATTTCATCGAACCGGCCGAGGGGGCAGATATCTCGTTCAGGGGGAAACACGTTGAGGATTTCCTCGTCTTCCCCCGGCCGAATCGCATGATGGCCTGGCATCTGGTCGGCGGCAAAGATCCCCTAGATGAGACCGAGCTGGACGGCACCGAGCCCGATGACGGATATCCCGTGCTTCTGGCCGACTGGATAAAACGAGACGGCCTGAAATGTCTGAAGGTGAAGCTGAGGGGCAACGACGAGAGATGGGATTACGAAAGGCTCGTTAAGGTGGGACAGATCGCACTCCGGCACGACGTATACTGGCTGACGGCGGATTTTAACTGCACCGTCACCGATCCGTCGTACGTCAACGAGATCCTGGACAGGCTTATGCTCGAACATCCACGCATCTACGGGATGATCCTCTACGTGGAGCAGCCGTTCCCGTATGATCTGGAGAGGAACCAGATCGACGTTCACAGCGTCTCGGCAAGGAAACCGCTTTTCATGGACGAAAGCGCCCATGATTGGCATTTGATCAGGCTCGGACGTAAGTTGGGATGGACGGGCGTGGCCCTCAAAACCTGCAAGACGCAGACCGGCGCTCTGCTGAGCCTGTGCTGGGCCAAGGCACACGGTATGACCCTGATGGTGCAGGATCTGACCAACCCGATGCTGGCCCAGATACCCCATCTTATGCTGGCGGCACATGCCGGGACGATCATGGGGGTGGAGACGAACAGCATGCAGTTCTATCCTGAAGCCTCCATGCCGGAGGCAGAGGTTCATCCGGGCGCGTACAGCCGAAGGGAAGGCATGGTCGATATATCCACGGTCCGGGGGCCCGGTTTCGGATACCGAATCGGGGAGATAAAGCGTGTCTTACCTTCCCCTGCGGCGCGATTTGGAGACTAGATCAGAACCTCAACCGCTTTGCTGCATAGCTTGGTTTCCCTGCTGTTCAAAATAAGCTCTCTATGTCTTTCAGCGTCTCCTCGATAAGTACATCTCCACCTTCAGGGCCGACGATATTACTAGCCGGTTCGGATCCGTAGCTTCTACCGGCTACCGAGCGAGCCGTCGGAAGATAGGATCCGGGGCCAGCGAGCTGGACGACGAAGGTTTGAACGGCCTTGCTTCGGGCTTTGATCCGGATGCCGTAGTCGAGATAGAGCTCGAAGCTGTTCGTCGCAAAAGCGAGATCGCCGATCCTGATAACGTGCAGCTCCATAGGGTAATAAGGCTCCCTCTCCTGCAGTTCATACCGCTCGATCACCCGCTCATACCAACTTCGCCTGCCATAACACGTGGAGCGCTCGTGGTCCGTCACAGGCCGATCAGATAGCTCCTGAAGCCGTTTCGCATAGAACTGGATCTGCCTTTGTGCTTCTTCGACATCCGCTTTCGTGATCCTTCTGCGTGGCAGTTGAATCGTTCGAGCGGAGTGACGCAGGGGAATTTCGTCGGGGATATCACCGCCTGCGACGGCAAGCACCCCATCCACCGCGTTCGCTATCCTGTTGCCGATCTCCATACGCTCCGCGAGCCTAACATCTCCATCGGCGCGATCGATATACCCTTTGAGCTTCAACATCCGTTTCTCCGCCTCCTTATCGAACATCACGTGTGGCGACTGATCGCCGGCAGCGCTACACTGAGGCAGAATGAAAAGGCGATCACCGTGTCTCTTCCGGATTTCACACCGAGCCTCGTGCCAGTAATCAGCGGAGACAAAGCGATGTCCCTCGGTTACTTGGGCCGGACAGGGGACGTTCACGATCATGCCGGTTAGGCGCAGCGTTCCATCGTAGGTGAAGAGCAACTGAATGGAATGATCTTCATATCCTTCGATGTGTGAGAACTCAGGCGTTGACGTGTCGCCGTACATCAACGCGGAGCCGTCCTTTTTAACCTGGCGTCTATTTCTGCCTATGACGGCATAGCCCATCCCGAAGGCGATCGCGCCTGGCTTTCGAGAATTCCAGGCCTCGGCGATACATTCCGCGGAACGATCTATGAGAATTTCTCCGTACTCCTGGGGTGACATCACCTGTGGTCCTGGGTCCTCCCAGCCGATGAAGATCTCCTTCGAGTCGGGATCGAGCATGTGAGGTGCTGTATGCGTATGGGTAGCGCTTATGAAGACCTTTTTCGGATCGAGATCGGGCGCCAGCTCTGCAAGCCTCCTACGCACACCTTTGATCAGCGGTTCGGGAACCGTCACGTGATCTACAGAGGCCATCACGCACTGCTCGCCGTTGGACTCGATCGCCAACGCCGTGACCGTCAACGGATCTCGGACAAACTGGGATATCCGCATATAAAACTGACCGCGCAGCATCACCGGCCGGTTCGGTGTGACGTCACGCGACGCCCAGCCGATCAAGAGCCTTCCCCCGTCGTTTGTCTTTGCCACGATATAACCTCCTCGGGCTTAGGAAGTGCCAGAATGCTATAACATCGGAGCCGGCCTGTCAAGACAAGAAAAGCAGATCAAACCGTAGGGGCGAGGCATTCTTCTTTGAATACCTCGCCCCTACTACTGTCCATTGAAAAACTCGGCGGTGAAGGTTATAATATAAATTGCTCGTGGTCATTGGGTCATCAGGTTTTGTCGTCATCGGTGACGGCGCAATGACTACAGATGGCCATGAATGACATCTTCTTAGGCTGAAGGCTAAATTAAGAAGGACCTT from Candidatus Poribacteria bacterium includes the following:
- a CDS encoding Gfo/Idh/MocA family oxidoreductase, whose product is MPQKVRVAMLSFAHVHAEGYARQVKENPEAEIVAIWDEEEYGGRQAAERHKVPFYEDLDEVLARDDVDGVVINAPTSMHKDIMIAAAKAGKHIFTEKALALTVEECDRIIEAVENAGIKFMISLPSRCSPDILLAKKVVEEGIIGEITMGRGRIAHSAALDGWFPPGNWFGDPKRAGGGALFDLGCHRVDVIRWLMGKPKSVLAKINNFTHRYDIDDNSVTLVEFENNAIGIIDVTWIHRSGPNMLELYGTEGSLIIGHPKGIVLTSTRFSSEEAQRYIRENRPQSLPSPMQQWISAILHGTPMTITIQDGRNLTELLQAAYISAAEGREVRLPL
- a CDS encoding mandelate racemase/muconate lactonizing enzyme family protein; this translates as MAKETDVRPKRVTLYFLPVRTRVPLKFGPETLTHVTCARARMIVEDRRGRRAEGWGETPLSVQWVWPSSLSYEERHEALKDFCLILGEEWSLFDEWGHPIEVGHAFQRDKLPQLLDEFNGRREGSEPMPWLAALVCCSLFDIALHDAYGNLHRIPIYETYNPEFMSADLSHFIEPAEGADISFRGKHVEDFLVFPRPNRMMAWHLVGGKDPLDETELDGTEPDDGYPVLLADWIKRDGLKCLKVKLRGNDERWDYERLVKVGQIALRHDVYWLTADFNCTVTDPSYVNEILDRLMLEHPRIYGMILYVEQPFPYDLERNQIDVHSVSARKPLFMDESAHDWHLIRLGRKLGWTGVALKTCKTQTGALLSLCWAKAHGMTLMVQDLTNPMLAQIPHLMLAAHAGTIMGVETNSMQFYPEASMPEAEVHPGAYSRREGMVDISTVRGPGFGYRIGEIKRVLPSPAARFGD